The following are from one region of the Streptomyces tuirus genome:
- a CDS encoding DUF2267 domain-containing protein — protein MKYDGFLAHVRERGEYKDQKEAAEVTNAVLEVLAQRISPGEVKDLASQLPGPLREVLDRATPQQAESFGIEEFYRRVAERTQARPRTAQWDASAVLSTVADAVTGGELNQVISQLPSSYAVLFGKADLAD, from the coding sequence ATGAAATACGACGGATTCCTCGCCCATGTACGCGAGCGAGGCGAGTACAAGGACCAGAAGGAAGCCGCGGAGGTCACGAACGCCGTGCTGGAAGTGCTGGCCCAGCGGATCAGTCCGGGAGAGGTCAAGGACCTCGCATCCCAGCTGCCCGGCCCGCTGCGTGAGGTTCTGGACCGTGCCACGCCGCAGCAGGCGGAGAGCTTCGGGATCGAGGAGTTCTACCGCCGGGTCGCCGAGCGCACCCAGGCCCGGCCACGTACGGCGCAGTGGGACGCGAGCGCGGTCCTGAGCACCGTTGCCGACGCTGTGACCGGCGGAGAGCTGAATCAGGTCATCAGTCAACTCCCCTCCAGCTACGCGGTCCTGTTCGGCAAGGCCGACCTCGCGGACTGA
- a CDS encoding DUF2267 domain-containing protein encodes MVDTGFSSFDTMVDKANRLLKDVEEAFGWPKERRKQSYAAVRAVLHPLRDRLPVETAVQFGAQLPTLVRGVYYDGWKPADTPVKMSNEEFFARVRSEFPYAVEGGTEQLVRTVLKTLERHVSAGEWEHLKSRVPNSFAALLP; translated from the coding sequence ATGGTTGATACAGGTTTCTCCTCGTTCGACACCATGGTGGACAAGGCCAACCGGCTCCTCAAGGACGTCGAGGAGGCTTTCGGGTGGCCCAAGGAACGGCGTAAGCAGTCGTACGCGGCAGTGCGGGCCGTGCTGCACCCGCTTCGGGACCGTCTCCCGGTGGAGACGGCCGTGCAGTTCGGCGCCCAACTGCCGACCCTCGTCAGAGGCGTCTACTACGACGGCTGGAAACCGGCCGACACGCCCGTGAAGATGAGCAACGAGGAGTTCTTCGCCCGGGTCCGCAGTGAATTCCCCTATGCGGTCGAGGGTGGCACCGAGCAGCTGGTGCGCACCGTGCTGAAAACGCTGGAGCGCCATGTGAGCGCCGGCGAATGGGAGCACCTCAAATCCCGGGTGCCGAACTCGTTTGCCGCGCTCCTGCCGTGA
- a CDS encoding DUF1931 family protein yields MTVMSIARFERFFRAAAGLDVDKNDLKRYSDFVDAKLYDLLTVAQATAKANGRDIIQTSDLPITKGLQESIHNFRKLDQEVELKPILEQLATHPPLDRTPDEETEAAYPDIIGGLSLALAQSFKILHPDLKNPQTQHWDEARAVFDLLL; encoded by the coding sequence ATGACCGTGATGTCCATCGCCAGGTTCGAGAGGTTCTTTCGCGCGGCCGCAGGGCTGGACGTGGACAAGAACGATCTCAAGCGCTACAGCGACTTCGTGGACGCCAAGCTCTACGATCTGCTGACCGTCGCCCAGGCCACCGCCAAAGCCAACGGGCGCGACATCATCCAGACGTCTGACCTGCCGATCACGAAAGGCCTGCAGGAGAGCATTCACAACTTCCGGAAGCTCGACCAGGAAGTGGAACTCAAGCCGATCCTGGAGCAGCTCGCCACCCATCCCCCCCTGGACCGCACGCCCGATGAGGAGACCGAGGCGGCGTATCCGGACATCATCGGCGGACTCAGCCTGGCCCTTGCTCAGAGCTTCAAAATCCTCCATCCCGACCTGAAGAACCCCCAGACCCAGCACTGGGACGAGGCTCGAGCCGTCTTCGACCTCCTGTTGTGA
- a CDS encoding glutathione-independent formaldehyde dehydrogenase, which produces MKAAVYEGPRTVAVKDVPDPKIEHPCDIIVKITTTNICGSDLHMYEGRTSFESGRTLGHENMGQVVEVGSAVRKVQVGQYVVLPFNIACGFCKQCERGLTNYCLTMQPEPALAGAAYGFADMGPYQGGQAELLRVPYGDFNALRLGEDAAERQTDYVMLADIFPTGYHATEMAHVKPGDQTIVFGAGPVGLMAAYSAVLKGAGRVWVADHQPDRLRKAEEIGAIAINIAEQDPAEVVKEATLGLGADNGCECVGYQAHDPEGHEDASLTVNGLIDTVRFTGHIGVVGVFLPEDPGGAEAQGELEAQGKVPIDFGMMWFKGQGMGTGQAPVKKYNRALRDLIAGGKAKPSFVVSHELGLDDAPTAYEHFDARDEGWTKVVLHPDGHGNGSKR; this is translated from the coding sequence ATGAAAGCAGCGGTATACGAAGGCCCGCGAACGGTCGCGGTGAAGGACGTACCGGACCCGAAGATCGAGCACCCCTGCGACATCATCGTCAAGATCACCACCACCAACATCTGCGGTTCGGACCTGCACATGTACGAGGGCCGCACCTCGTTCGAGTCCGGCCGCACGCTGGGACACGAGAACATGGGCCAGGTCGTGGAGGTCGGCTCGGCCGTGCGCAAGGTCCAGGTCGGCCAATACGTGGTTCTGCCCTTCAACATCGCCTGCGGCTTCTGCAAGCAGTGCGAACGGGGGCTGACCAACTACTGCCTGACCATGCAGCCGGAACCGGCCCTCGCCGGAGCCGCCTACGGGTTCGCCGACATGGGCCCCTACCAGGGCGGCCAGGCGGAACTGCTGCGCGTGCCCTACGGCGACTTCAACGCGCTGCGCCTGGGCGAGGACGCCGCCGAGCGGCAGACCGACTACGTGATGCTCGCCGACATCTTCCCCACCGGCTATCACGCCACCGAGATGGCCCACGTCAAACCGGGCGACCAGACCATCGTCTTCGGGGCCGGTCCGGTCGGGCTGATGGCCGCCTACTCCGCCGTGCTCAAGGGCGCCGGCCGTGTCTGGGTGGCCGATCACCAGCCCGACCGGCTGCGCAAGGCGGAGGAGATCGGGGCCATTGCGATCAACATCGCCGAGCAGGACCCGGCGGAGGTCGTCAAGGAGGCCACCCTCGGCCTGGGCGCCGACAACGGCTGCGAATGCGTCGGCTACCAGGCGCACGACCCCGAGGGACACGAGGACGCCAGTCTCACCGTCAACGGACTCATCGACACGGTCAGGTTCACGGGCCACATCGGCGTGGTGGGCGTGTTCCTGCCCGAGGACCCCGGAGGCGCGGAGGCACAGGGGGAGCTGGAAGCGCAGGGCAAGGTGCCGATCGACTTCGGCATGATGTGGTTCAAGGGCCAGGGCATGGGCACCGGGCAGGCGCCCGTGAAGAAGTACAACCGGGCACTTCGGGATCTGATCGCCGGCGGAAAGGCGAAGCCCAGCTTCGTCGTCTCGCACGAACTCGGCCTGGACGACGCCCCCACCGCCTATGAGCACTTCGATGCCCGCGACGAGGGCTGGACCAAGGTGGTCCTGCATCCCGACGGACACGGGAACGGCAGCAAGCGATAG
- a CDS encoding FUSC family protein — protein sequence MTWLRIFREIVRSGLTIEETRLEPLLALRTAAGVALVIGPALWLVSPEYAASAALGAYSAGAATFQRTWRPRKVIALAAGAGLALSTFVGYLAAGRLVTFLPLLAAWAFAAGMAWALGSTAGIVAATTVGSMLVTITLPTSVGRALEHAGVIALGGVAQALLILLFPVRRWGAHRDALADALAAVADHARRLRHDPTAPFDPEPLMTARDAAAVTPSQARTRPPVLHGPRGLAERILPVVAALADPDVGAPAEGPGRDRARELLGAAADVLDAAARSIRRGTPAEVPPGSADVLRIDEEDEVLQGPARQAAERLVELLAEALEIARSGGARDQAPTPPGPANAQFLVRPTMLRLLPVVVRAVRRELCRDSPVFRHAVRLAAVATIGYLIASRLPVGHGYWAPIASVMVMRPDFHRTYARAVGRLAGTLAGVALATGIVRALGPDAHVFGALAVVSAALAYTVLRTGYAYSQCFTAAYVVFLLGMGGQAWEQTVPERVVLTLLGGVLAMLAYVVFPAWETPRLPDRLADWLAADGRYAAAVLRSYAEPTREHRADMRRALLASREARAAWQDAYDRARQEPVRPRGLTSREAEDAQEALKGFDRAAMLMESHVPRADSRSVPGAEEFAEALEADTAQAADAVREHRNPDWRRTRKALHAWEGATGDRSPVLRRGVELQKRALDDLATAVSRTPLERDVGSAREEQRVRAAGAAEDDGSGPAHGGG from the coding sequence GTGACGTGGCTGCGGATCTTCCGGGAGATCGTGCGATCCGGGCTCACGATCGAGGAGACGCGGCTGGAGCCCCTGCTCGCGCTGCGTACGGCTGCCGGGGTGGCCCTTGTCATAGGGCCGGCGCTGTGGCTGGTCTCCCCCGAGTACGCCGCGTCCGCCGCCCTCGGCGCCTACTCCGCGGGCGCTGCCACCTTCCAGCGCACCTGGCGTCCGCGCAAGGTGATCGCGCTCGCCGCGGGCGCGGGTCTGGCGCTCAGCACCTTCGTGGGCTACCTGGCCGCCGGGCGACTCGTGACGTTCCTCCCGCTGCTGGCCGCATGGGCCTTCGCCGCGGGGATGGCATGGGCCCTCGGATCGACCGCCGGGATCGTCGCGGCCACGACGGTCGGCAGCATGCTGGTGACCATCACCCTGCCCACCAGCGTCGGGCGGGCCCTGGAACACGCCGGGGTCATCGCGCTCGGCGGCGTGGCGCAGGCCCTGCTGATCCTGCTGTTCCCGGTCCGCCGCTGGGGGGCCCACCGTGACGCGCTGGCCGACGCGCTGGCCGCCGTGGCCGACCACGCCCGCCGGCTGCGGCACGACCCGACCGCGCCGTTCGACCCGGAGCCGCTGATGACGGCCCGGGACGCGGCCGCCGTGACACCGTCACAGGCCCGCACCCGTCCCCCCGTCCTGCACGGCCCCCGGGGCCTCGCCGAGCGCATTCTGCCGGTCGTCGCCGCGCTCGCCGACCCGGACGTCGGCGCCCCGGCGGAGGGACCGGGGCGGGACCGCGCACGGGAGTTGCTCGGCGCGGCCGCCGACGTCCTGGACGCGGCCGCCCGTTCGATCCGCCGCGGAACTCCCGCCGAGGTGCCGCCCGGGAGCGCGGACGTCCTGCGCATCGACGAGGAGGACGAGGTGCTTCAGGGCCCCGCCCGGCAGGCCGCCGAACGGCTCGTGGAACTGCTCGCCGAGGCGCTGGAGATCGCCCGGAGCGGCGGGGCGCGCGACCAGGCGCCTACGCCGCCCGGCCCCGCGAACGCCCAGTTCCTGGTCCGCCCGACCATGCTCCGGCTGCTCCCGGTCGTCGTCCGGGCGGTCCGCCGTGAACTGTGCCGGGACTCGCCCGTGTTCCGGCACGCCGTCCGCCTGGCCGCGGTGGCCACCATCGGCTACCTCATCGCTTCCCGGCTGCCCGTGGGCCACGGCTACTGGGCGCCCATCGCCTCGGTGATGGTGATGCGGCCGGACTTCCACCGCACGTACGCGCGTGCGGTGGGCCGTCTCGCCGGCACCCTGGCGGGGGTCGCGCTCGCCACCGGGATCGTGCGTGCCCTGGGCCCGGACGCCCATGTCTTCGGCGCGCTGGCCGTGGTCTCGGCGGCCCTGGCGTACACAGTGCTCCGTACCGGCTACGCCTACTCCCAGTGCTTCACCGCCGCGTACGTCGTCTTCCTGCTCGGCATGGGCGGCCAGGCATGGGAGCAGACGGTCCCGGAGCGGGTGGTGCTCACCCTGCTCGGCGGGGTCCTGGCCATGCTGGCGTACGTGGTGTTCCCCGCCTGGGAGACCCCTCGGCTGCCGGATCGGCTCGCGGACTGGCTCGCCGCCGACGGTCGCTACGCGGCCGCAGTGCTCCGCAGCTACGCCGAACCGACCCGGGAGCACCGCGCCGACATGCGCAGGGCCCTGCTGGCGAGCAGGGAGGCACGCGCCGCCTGGCAGGACGCCTACGACCGGGCACGGCAGGAACCGGTCCGCCCCAGGGGGCTCACGTCGCGCGAGGCGGAGGATGCGCAGGAGGCGCTCAAGGGGTTCGACCGGGCGGCGATGCTCATGGAGAGTCACGTCCCGCGGGCCGACAGCCGTTCGGTCCCCGGGGCGGAGGAGTTCGCCGAGGCCCTGGAGGCGGACACCGCGCAGGCGGCGGACGCCGTACGCGAGCACAGGAATCCGGACTGGAGGCGCACGAGGAAGGCGCTCCACGCGTGGGAAGGCGCCACCGGGGACCGGAGCCCGGTGCTGCGGCGCGGTGTCGAACTGCAGAAGAGGGCCCTGGACGACCTCGCGACAGCCGTGAGCCGCACACCCCTCGAACGGGACGTCGGCTCTGCCCGCGAGGAGCAACGGGTGCGGGCTGCCGGGGCCGCGGAAGACGACGGATCAGGGCCCGCGCACGGGGGTGGGTGA
- a CDS encoding phosphate-starvation-inducible PsiE family protein: MLNVRPILPKIEGGRVQGLLQLIEDGIHLVVAALLVLLAGILTVGVVHDVIRSVQGPYREETVVLSALDSGLVLFIVAELLHTVRLTIRNRTLDAEPFLVVGLIAGIRKVLIVTAEAEKSFRWNVQGIELLVLAGLILVMATAVYVWRRSTRPGDYFPLQEARRPPSPEPSPTPVRGP, encoded by the coding sequence ATGCTGAATGTGCGACCCATTCTCCCGAAGATCGAGGGCGGCCGGGTACAGGGCCTCCTGCAGCTCATCGAGGACGGCATCCACCTCGTCGTCGCGGCACTCCTCGTACTGCTCGCGGGGATCCTGACCGTCGGGGTCGTCCATGACGTCATCCGGTCGGTCCAGGGGCCGTACCGCGAGGAGACGGTCGTTCTCTCCGCCCTGGACAGCGGCCTGGTGCTGTTCATCGTGGCCGAGCTGCTCCACACCGTCCGCCTCACCATCAGGAACCGGACCCTGGACGCGGAGCCGTTCCTCGTCGTCGGCCTGATTGCCGGCATCCGCAAGGTGCTCATCGTGACGGCCGAGGCGGAGAAGTCCTTCCGGTGGAACGTACAGGGGATCGAACTGCTGGTCCTCGCGGGGCTGATCCTCGTGATGGCGACAGCGGTGTACGTGTGGCGGCGCTCGACACGGCCGGGAGACTACTTCCCGCTCCAGGAGGCACGGCGCCCACCGTCGCCGGAGCCCTCACCCACCCCCGTGCGCGGGCCCTGA
- a CDS encoding acetate/propionate family kinase produces the protein MADRSAAQPPGPAAAAELRDLLSEVPAPAAVGHRIVHSGPHLTGHTLIDARVRALLADVADLAPLHVTPALRMVDAARELLPDVPHVACFDTVFHKDLPAPARTYAVPERWRAEYGLRRYGFHGLSYAWALQRTAQALGRPVDDLQVVLAHLGGGCSACAVRNGRSVDTTMGFTPLEGLVMSRRSGSLDPGALLWLRRRHGLSTDELDDTLHRHSGLLGLSGTSGDTRDLVRARAEGDAAAALALATFTLSCRRGIASMAASLDRLDALVFTGEIGEDQPEVREEICSDLAVLGVRGGLFVPELDDLMREGLRRVDQAAGGVPVLVVATGETQQIAVETRRALADADGTR, from the coding sequence GTGGCGGATCGAAGCGCCGCACAGCCCCCGGGGCCCGCTGCGGCGGCGGAACTGCGGGACCTTCTCAGCGAGGTGCCCGCTCCCGCGGCGGTCGGTCACCGCATCGTCCACAGCGGTCCCCACCTGACCGGACACACGCTGATCGACGCACGCGTACGGGCTCTGCTGGCGGACGTCGCCGATCTCGCGCCGCTGCACGTCACCCCTGCCCTGCGCATGGTCGACGCCGCACGAGAACTCCTGCCCGACGTTCCTCATGTCGCCTGCTTCGACACTGTCTTTCACAAGGATCTGCCGGCACCGGCGCGCACATACGCCGTGCCGGAGCGATGGCGAGCCGAGTACGGGCTGCGCCGGTACGGCTTCCACGGGCTTTCCTACGCGTGGGCACTGCAGAGGACGGCGCAGGCCCTGGGCCGGCCCGTCGACGACCTCCAGGTCGTGCTCGCGCACCTGGGAGGCGGCTGCTCGGCCTGCGCAGTCCGCAACGGACGCAGCGTGGACACCACCATGGGCTTCACTCCGCTGGAAGGCCTGGTGATGAGCCGGCGCAGTGGCAGCCTCGACCCGGGCGCGCTGCTGTGGCTGCGGCGGCGGCACGGTCTGAGCACGGACGAACTGGATGACACCCTCCACCGGCATTCCGGTCTGCTCGGCCTCTCCGGTACCTCGGGAGACACCCGGGACCTGGTGCGCGCCCGCGCGGAGGGCGACGCCGCGGCCGCGCTGGCGTTGGCGACGTTCACACTCAGCTGCCGCAGGGGCATCGCCTCGATGGCCGCCTCGCTGGACCGGCTGGACGCGCTGGTCTTCACCGGGGAGATCGGTGAGGACCAGCCCGAGGTACGCGAGGAGATCTGCTCGGACCTTGCCGTTCTCGGTGTGCGAGGCGGGCTGTTCGTCCCCGAACTGGACGATCTGATGCGGGAAGGCCTCCGACGCGTCGACCAGGCGGCGGGAGGTGTCCCGGTCCTCGTGGTCGCAACCGGCGAGACACAGCAGATCGCCGTCGAGACCAGGCGGGCGCTCGCCGACGCCGACGGGACGCGGTAG